A stretch of the Mycolicibacterium celeriflavum genome encodes the following:
- the rpsH gene encoding 30S ribosomal protein S8, translating to MTMTDPIADFLTRLRNANSAYHDEVSLPHSKIKANIAEILKKEGYIADYRTEDARVGKSLIVQLKYGPSRERSIAGLRRVSKPGLRVYAKSTNLPRVLGGLGVAIISTSSGLRTDRQAAQEGVGGEVLAYVW from the coding sequence ATGACCATGACGGACCCGATCGCAGACTTCTTGACCCGTCTGCGCAACGCCAATTCGGCGTATCACGACGAGGTGTCGCTGCCCCATTCCAAGATCAAGGCCAACATCGCCGAGATCCTGAAGAAAGAGGGCTACATCGCCGACTACCGCACCGAGGATGCGCGGGTGGGCAAGTCGCTGATCGTGCAACTGAAGTACGGCCCCAGCCGGGAGCGAAGCATCGCCGGGCTGCGCCGGGTGTCCAAACCCGGCCTGCGGGTGTACGCGAAATCCACCAACTTGCCGCGGGTCCTGGGCGGCCTCGGCGTGGCGATCATCTCCACATCGTCGGGTCTCCGAACCGACCGCCAGGCAGCCCAAGAGGGCGTGGGCGGCGAAGTCCTCGCATACGTGTGGTAG
- a CDS encoding type Z 30S ribosomal protein S14, protein MAKKALVNKANKKPKFKVRAYTRCQRCGRPHAVFRKFGLCRICLREMAHAGELPGVQKSSW, encoded by the coding sequence ATGGCAAAGAAGGCACTGGTCAACAAGGCCAACAAGAAACCGAAGTTCAAGGTGCGCGCCTACACTCGCTGCCAGCGCTGCGGCCGCCCCCACGCCGTCTTCCGCAAGTTCGGCCTGTGCCGGATCTGCCTGCGCGAGATGGCCCACGCCGGCGAACTGCCCGGCGTGCAGAAGAGCAGCTGGTAA
- the rplE gene encoding 50S ribosomal protein L5, with product MTTTESSVKALPRLKQRYREEIKDALTKEFGYANVMQIPGVVKVVVNMGVGDAARDAKLINGAVNDLALITGQKPEIRRARKSIAQFKLREGMPIGARVTLRGDRMWEFLDRLISIALPRIRDFRGLSPKQFDGTGNYTFGLTEQSVFHEIDVDSIDRPRGMDITVVTSATTDDEGRALLRALGFPFKEN from the coding sequence ATGACTACCACTGAAAGCTCGGTGAAGGCCCTTCCTCGCCTCAAGCAGCGCTACCGCGAGGAGATCAAGGACGCGCTGACAAAAGAGTTCGGCTACGCGAACGTCATGCAGATCCCCGGCGTGGTCAAGGTCGTCGTCAACATGGGCGTCGGTGACGCCGCCCGCGACGCCAAGCTGATCAACGGTGCGGTCAACGACCTGGCTTTGATCACCGGTCAGAAGCCGGAGATCCGCCGGGCGCGGAAATCCATCGCCCAGTTCAAGCTGCGCGAGGGCATGCCGATCGGTGCGCGCGTCACGCTGCGGGGCGACCGCATGTGGGAGTTCCTCGACCGGCTCATCTCCATTGCACTGCCGCGTATCCGCGACTTCCGCGGCCTGTCGCCCAAGCAGTTCGACGGCACCGGGAACTACACCTTCGGGCTGACCGAGCAGTCGGTGTTCCACGAGATCGATGTGGATTCGATCGACCGTCCCCGTGGCATGGACATCACCGTCGTCACCTCGGCGACGACCGACGACGAAGGACGAGCGCTACTGCGGGCGCTGGGCTTTCCGTTCAAGGAGAACTGA
- the rplX gene encoding 50S ribosomal protein L24, whose amino-acid sequence MKVHKGDTVLVISGKDKGAKGKVLVAYPTRNKVLVEGVNRIKKHTAVSSNERGAQSGGIVTQEAPIDASNVMIVDSDGKPTRVGYRVDDETGKKVRIAKTNGKDI is encoded by the coding sequence ATGAAGGTCCACAAGGGCGACACCGTCCTGGTCATCTCCGGCAAGGACAAGGGCGCCAAGGGCAAGGTCCTGGTCGCCTACCCGACTCGCAACAAAGTGCTCGTCGAGGGCGTCAACCGGATCAAGAAGCACACCGCGGTGTCGAGCAACGAGCGCGGCGCGCAGTCCGGCGGCATCGTCACCCAGGAGGCGCCGATCGACGCCTCCAACGTGATGATCGTCGACTCCGACGGCAAGCCCACCCGCGTCGGGTACCGGGTTGACGACGAGACCGGCAAGAAGGTCCGCATCGCCAAGACCAACGGCAAGGACATCTGA